One genomic segment of Hordeum vulgare subsp. vulgare chromosome 2H, MorexV3_pseudomolecules_assembly, whole genome shotgun sequence includes these proteins:
- the LOC123429739 gene encoding 60S ribosomal protein L27-3-like, with protein MVKFLKSGKAVILLQGRYAGKKAVIVYMFEEGTRDRPYGHCLVVGLAKYPKKVIHKDSAKKTTKKSRVQVFLKLVNFTHLMPTRYTLDVDLKEVFSGAPDSLTTKDKKLIAAKSAKAKHE; from the coding sequence atggtgaagttcctAAAGTCGGGCAAGGCGGTGATCCTGTTGCAGGGCAGGTACGCCGGGAAGAAGGCAGTGATCGTGTACATGTTTGAGGAGGGTACCCGCGACCGCCCATACGGGCACTGCCTGGTCGTCGGCCTGGCCAAATACCCGAAGAAGGTGATCCACAAGGACTCGGCCAAGAAGACGACCAAGAAGTCCCGCGTCCAGGTCTTCCTCAAGCTCGTCAACTTCACCCACCTCATGCCCACCCGCTACACCCTCGATGTTGACCTGAAGGAGGTGTTCTCTGGCGCCCCCGACTCCCTCACCACCAAGGACAAGAAGCTGATCGCCGCCAAGTCCGCCAAGGCCAAGCACGAGTAG